The DNA segment ACGATCAGGCCGCTGGCCCCGCCCAGCGCGTACAGCAGCAGCGAGCCGATCAATATCGGCCTGCGCCCGAAACGGTCGGCCAGCACGCCGCTCAGCGGGGCAGAGAGGGCAATCGCCAGCCCCACGATGGTCAGCGCCAGCTTGACCAGAAGTTCGGCGTTCGGCTGGTCGGCAAAGTGCGCCTGCATGGCGGGCAGCGCGGGCGCGATGGTGGCCCCGGACATGATGGTCAGGGCCGCCAGCAGCAGCAGCGTCAGGCGGGTAGCGAAGTCGGGCGGGGCCGCACCGGACACAGAAGATGGGGGAGTGGCAGAGGCAACGCGGGTCATTGGCATGACTATAACTTCAAAAAGTCAAGCGGTGTGTCGATTGAAGCTGAAATCAACACTGCCGCCCAGAGGGCAGTTCTCGCTCACGGAGCTGTTGGCGACGATGGAGGCAGCTCCGCCCCTGGCAGCACCCAGACGTTCCTGAAACTGACCTTGCTGCCGTGGTCCTGCAACACGATGGGTCCGGGCGAATCGGCCTCCGGGTCACCCAACAGGGTGGAGGCACTCAGGGGCACGTCGTCCTGCACCTTCTCGCCGTTGAGGTACACCGTGGCGCGGGCGTCTCCGGTCTTCTGTCCATCTTCCCAGCGCGCCGCGCGGAATTCGATGTCGTAACTCTGCCATGTCCCGGACGGCAGGGCGGCGTTGCTGCGGGCGTCGTGCTGGCCGTAGATGGCCCCCAGATCATTCTGGCCCTCCAGCGTCGCCCCGAAGGAATCGAGAATCTGCACCTCGTAGCGGCCCTGGAGGTACACGCCGCTGTTGCCCCGGTCCTGCTCGGCCAGACCCGTGCGGCTGGCGGGCACCCGGAATTCCAGATGCAGCCGGAAGTCCCCGAAGCTGCCCCGCGTGCGCAGGTCATTGGTGTCCTGGGGGTCACTGCTGGGCTGAACGGTCAGCGCGCCGCCCTGCACCGGCCACCTCACGTCGCCCCCGCGCCGGTCCTGCCAGTCGCTGTTGACACTCTGCGCGGTGCTGGAACTCCCCAGCAGCACCTGTGCGCCCGGGGGCGGGGTCAGGTAGGCCAGTGGGCGCAGTTCGATGTCGCGGTAGGACACGGCTGCGCCCTCGGCCTGGAGGGCAATGCGGCCAGCAGTCAGGGCCGAGCCGTCCGGCGCGCGCAGGTGCGTGGCCTGCGCCGCGAGTTGCCCGTTGACGATCTGCGTGGCCTCGTCGCCGGAGACCACCAGTTCCAGCGTGTTCCAGCCCGGCAGCTCCTGTACGCCGCCCGCGCGGACCATGCGCCGATAACTGTCGGCCACGTTGCTGGTGGTCACGGGCTGGCCGAGGGGGTCATATTGCAACTCCTGCGCCCCCGGATCGCGGACGGTGGCCGTCAGGTTGCTGCCGCTTAGTTGCCACAGGTCCCCGGTGCCGCCTTCCAGAATCTGAAATTCCGCGCTGGCGGGCCAGACCCTGTCGGGGCCAGTGACGTGGTACAGCACGCCCGAATCCCGCGCATCAGCCGCACGCGGCGCGAACTTCTGCTGGTCCCAGCGGTAGTGCAGCCGCAGCCGGTAATTGGCATAGCGTTTGTCAGTGAGCAGGTAGCCGAACTCGCGCTCCCCGGCGGTGGGCGCAACGTTCAGCACGCGAAGCTCGCCGCCCTCGACTTTAAACACGCCTTCTGGATCGTTGCCCGCACCGCGCGAGGGCAGCCAGGAGGTCCAGCCACTCAGGTCCGTGCCGTTGAACAGCGGGGTCCAGGCGGTCTGGGGCTGAAGGGCGGGGGCCAGCTCATCCGCCGAATCGGGGAGTGCCGCCGTCCCCGACACCCCGGCGCAGGCCGAGAGCGTTCCGCCCAGCAGCAGTGCCAGACCGATACGGCGCACTCGCTGCCACAGCAGGTCTGTGGGGGGCGAGTGGGCAGAAGGGAAAGTGTCGGGCATGGATCTCCTCGAATGAAACTCGGCGGGTTCTGCTGGGATGGCAGGGGCAGGCAGAATGGCAGCGGCGGGCAGCACAGCTCACCCATGCTTCCCTACTTTAGTGAGAAGCACTGTCCAGTCCGGCTCAGATTGGGTTGGCTGACCTGATGGTTCCGTTCATTCGGCGCGCGGCCCCGGTCACAATTCCATCCGAGGCAGAACCCCATTCAGGGCAGAATCTTCCCTGGATTGAGCAGTCCCGCCGGGTCCAGCAGCGCCTTGATGCCGCGCATCAGCCCCAGCGTGTCGGCGTGTTCGCGGGCCAGATAGGCGCGTTTGTGCAGCCCGACGCCGTGTTCCCCGGTGCAGGTGCCGCCGCGTGCCAGCGTCTCGGTGATCATCGCGTCGTAGACCGCGTTGACTTTTGCCCACGTTTCCGCATCGTCGGGTAGCGCGTGGAACAGCACATGAAAATTACCGTCCCCGACATGCCCCACGATGCTGGCGTCCAGTCCCGCCGCATCTGCCTCGTGCCGGGTAAATTCCACCACCTCCGGCAACTGGTGCAAAGGTACACACAGGTCCGTGGTCATGTTGACGTGGCCGGGATTGAGTGCGGTGATGGCGTAATAGGCGTGGTGGCGGGCCTCCCACAGTTTTGCGCGTTCCTCGGCGCTGTGGGCGGCGTGCAGGCCCATGCCCCCGCCGTCCGTGACCAGTTCGCGGCACAGGTCCAGTGCCTCGGCCAGCGCCGTTTCACTGGGAGAGGCCAGCTCGATCCACAGCGTCGGCGCTTCGGGAAAGTCGGTGCCCTTGTGAACGTTGACGGCGTGAATCTGGCGTTCGTCAATCAGCTCCAGTCGCTCGGGTTGCAGCGCCGCGGCCATGATGTCCACCGCACAGCGAGCGGCGGCCCCCAGCGAGGCAAAATTGGCCCGCAGCACCACCAGATTGGCAGGCAGCGGCCACAGCTTGACCGTCAGTTCGGTGATCACACCCAGTGTTCCTTCCGCACCGATAAACAGGTTCTTGAGGTCATATCCGGCGCTGGTCTTCCTGGCCTTGCTGCCCACCCGGATCACCTCGCCGGAGGCCAGGGCCACCCGCAGTTCCAGCACGTTGTCGCGCATGGTGCCGTAGCGCACCGCCGCCGTGCCGCTGGCGTTGGTGGACGCCATGCCGCCCAGACTGGCCTCTGCGCCGGGATCAACGGGGAAAAACAGACCCAGATGGCGAATCTGGCGGTTCAGTTCCGGGTAGGTCAGGCCCGGCTGCACGGTGGCCTGGAAGCCGCCTGCCGCCACCTCCAGCACGGCCTTCATGCCGCTCACGTCCAGCGACAGCCCGCCGTTTACCGGCACCACCTGTCCCTCAAGGCTGCTGCCCACCGCGAACGGCACCACCGGAAAGCCGTGTTCGGAGGCCAGTTTCAGTGCGTCCACCACGTCCGTCTCGCTCTGGGCGAACAGAACGGCGTGTGGCAGGGCAGATTCCTGGCGGCTCTCGTCGCGGCCATGCGATTCCAGGGCAGCGGCGGTGGTGTCCAGCTTCTCGCCAAAATGGGCTTTTAAGGCGTCCAGGGCGGCGGGGGAGAGGGTATCGGGGCGGGGGAGGGTGGGGGTCATAGATCGGGAAAATATGGCTGACCGTGAGGCACAGCTTGAAAAACGAGCGTCTCAGTATTTAGCGTGTAAATTCCAATATGTTTATCCATCAAATCAGTTGCCAATCTAATTTCAGAGTGGGCATTATCTTGATAAACTTGCTTAGCCAACACAAAGCCCCAAAAATCACTCGGCTCAGCAAGAAGGTGAACAACGGGCGAATCTTCCCAAGTTTGTCCGACGCTCACGGTCTCGTCAAAACGTTGAAGGTCGCAGACCATAATTCCGCAACCGACAACAACCGCATACCGCTCATCCCAAGTGATCAGAGCCGCTTCTGGATTTCCATACATATATCCGACCTCCCAACGACGACCATTAGCATCACGGATTTCAATATATTCAAAGTCA comes from the Deinococcus sp. AJ005 genome and includes:
- a CDS encoding DUF1080 domain-containing protein, which produces MPDTFPSAHSPPTDLLWQRVRRIGLALLLGGTLSACAGVSGTAALPDSADELAPALQPQTAWTPLFNGTDLSGWTSWLPSRGAGNDPEGVFKVEGGELRVLNVAPTAGEREFGYLLTDKRYANYRLRLHYRWDQQKFAPRAADARDSGVLYHVTGPDRVWPASAEFQILEGGTGDLWQLSGSNLTATVRDPGAQELQYDPLGQPVTTSNVADSYRRMVRAGGVQELPGWNTLELVVSGDEATQIVNGQLAAQATHLRAPDGSALTAGRIALQAEGAAVSYRDIELRPLAYLTPPPGAQVLLGSSSTAQSVNSDWQDRRGGDVRWPVQGGALTVQPSSDPQDTNDLRTRGSFGDFRLHLEFRVPASRTGLAEQDRGNSGVYLQGRYEVQILDSFGATLEGQNDLGAIYGQHDARSNAALPSGTWQSYDIEFRAARWEDGQKTGDARATVYLNGEKVQDDVPLSASTLLGDPEADSPGPIVLQDHGSKVSFRNVWVLPGAELPPSSPTAP
- a CDS encoding FAD-binding oxidoreductase, with the protein product MTPTLPRPDTLSPAALDALKAHFGEKLDTTAAALESHGRDESRQESALPHAVLFAQSETDVVDALKLASEHGFPVVPFAVGSSLEGQVVPVNGGLSLDVSGMKAVLEVAAGGFQATVQPGLTYPELNRQIRHLGLFFPVDPGAEASLGGMASTNASGTAAVRYGTMRDNVLELRVALASGEVIRVGSKARKTSAGYDLKNLFIGAEGTLGVITELTVKLWPLPANLVVLRANFASLGAAARCAVDIMAAALQPERLELIDERQIHAVNVHKGTDFPEAPTLWIELASPSETALAEALDLCRELVTDGGGMGLHAAHSAEERAKLWEARHHAYYAITALNPGHVNMTTDLCVPLHQLPEVVEFTRHEADAAGLDASIVGHVGDGNFHVLFHALPDDAETWAKVNAVYDAMITETLARGGTCTGEHGVGLHKRAYLAREHADTLGLMRGIKALLDPAGLLNPGKILP